tagaactgaaatattaactaattacaggaaacaactgaaatacattacataacaagacatttgcaacacaatatgtagacacatccgaatatgtttaaaccacaacgccaagtgacgtcatatttgaaattgtaaaaaatgacaaaaaaatgatgacgtcatttgaatttgtaaaacagatcatcaaaaaatgaaaaacgacgtcatttgaatgaataagatagaactaGGACTGACCCAAGAttacatttgaactaaatactgatattgcacttaataacaatgcacatttcaatatttattaatagcaaactaaggcagcaattaactatattataaagctatgtacggtttgttttgaatctcaCTTGAAACGTAAATTATCgcactgattacgttgaacaaaatgaaatctaataaatgaatgcggtgattaatattatttaccataacacataaatataatagaaaagaagtcaacacatttgacaaaatcctatgagaactacaaatgtaatattaaacatttaaactaaatacatgaatttgggatagacaagtaccgtaacacgtcttatagtaatgcgaattcacactcagcaaaacagtcacaatcaggaataagtcacgtttggtaattaaaagattagaagacataatgacaaacaacaatctaccatgtggttaaaatgtccttagctagtttggtcaaagatacatcgtatggatccaccaattcgtgatggtgtccataaaatttacggagtgtcaattttaatctgtcctcctcataactttgttggagcagtttctgcgtaaggagcacactcctgtatatgaagtccgtatagtgtgaacaagcacgagcataacgtatcaattgtgatatgtaaacaccatacgaaggggcagaggatatgttactgctaagaaatgggaaattgataattgggaagttgaaatcgtccacgtccacttgtatttttgtccatctgatgagttaatgcTCCTATTTTTCAGCCCATATATCATACCTCTTATAACACCTCCTCTTTTTCAGTGGCAGTAGGAATGCAGAACCTCTTTTGCAAAATACTATTTAGAACTAAGGGTAGAAAGAGGCTTACGGATATAACCTCGACATACGGTTCAGTTATATTATGTAATAAACATTTCACTTACGTTCGCAACttgtcaattttataaaaaaaaatgttttacagcaAATCCTCAAAACGGTGAGTGTCTCTTTTTTGTGCAATAATACATATGTATAGGAAATCAATTATAATGGTAGGATGTAGCTTTGTAAAGTTTACACCATAATTTGATAGACATGACAACAAGGTGAAAGCATTAAATGAAGAAACACTTTACTACACAAATATGTTGACctttttatttgacaaatagtTTTTTTGATTAAAAGTTTACATCGCAAAATAATGTAATGTACTGATATATAACGGTTTGAACATGGGAATAAATGTATGTTGAACACGACACAGACACAAAAGATAAATCGATGTTTTACAAGATAATTagctaaacaaaaaaaatattgttcatcATAAGTTGATAAAATAGTAAGTTGTATTAGTTTGACCTAACTGATTGTAATAATTAATGGCTCACCTTATGATTTTCAAACGAAGGCAAGGATGGATGTCCGGTTTATTTTGTATCtactttattttgtgttttactgTGATTGCCAGTTTCCGTTAAACCAGGGATTCACAGATCAATTTGGTTCTGATCCTAGACGGTTACGAGTTCTAACAGAAGCAACGAACCAACGAATATTGAGTCAATTTCAAAATCAGCCAAATGTGCCAACACTAGATTCTTTAATGAATGGTCTCTTTCCAAATGCAGAAAATTCGGTAGTAGGGAACTCACcatcttttggtatcaacattaaAACAGAATTGGATAGATTGGGAATCAGAAATACCGATTTAATAACAAATCCGTCTGTGTCTGCTGCAACAAGAGGTAATCTAGGTAATTTTGGAATAACAGATTTATTTAGCAGACATAGTAGTCAGTTAAAATCGTCAATTAATAACCAAaaccaacaaaccggaagtgataTACAAAGAGGCAGGAAGTCATTAGTACAAGTTAATCAGCAACAAGATATTCCCTTCTTTTCAACAGTGATAAATCAACCTCGAAGAATGAATACTACCAATGACGGtccaacacaaaaaaataaacctaTCCTGGCGCCAACAAATAATCAACCGTTTGGAGATTTAAGTGCACTTAATGTTCCATCATCTAATAACAACCAAGACGCTAGTACAGACAACATGTTATCTGAAGCGGCTCTTTTACAAATGGGAACTGATGAGCTAGCGGCACTTGGAAAACATGGAATAAGTTTAAACTCTATTGTTGACACAAATTCTGACTTTTTTGGAAAACAATCAAGACCGAAATCTTCAACAGAGGAACAGTTGATAACAGCTTTGCTAGATAGGCTTATTGAATTAAAAGATCAACGTGCTCGACGCCACCAAGTGAACACTATGCGTCAACCAAGTTTAGACGATTCAATGTTACATCGTCCTGAATTTCATGATAATCGTGGTCCACAGCAACAAGCAAACACTATGCGTCGACCAAGTCTGGATAATTCAATGTTGCATCGTCCTGAATTTCACGATAATCGTGGTGCACAGCAACAAGCTAACACCATTCGTCAACCAAGTCTAGACAATTCATTGTTAAATCGTCCTGAATTAATAGATAATTTTGGTCGAAACCAGCAAGCAACCTCTATGCGTCAAACTAATTTAGACAATTCAAAGGTACATCGTCCAGCTAGTAGATTTCAGGATGTTATTAGTAACCAAAACACTAGAAACATAGGTGACACAGAATTAGCAAGAACTTTTTCAAATAGCCAATCGACTGGAAATACATGGGACCAAAAGAGCGATGCAAATCCAGGGAATACACAAGTTCAGAATTTACCATATCTATCATGTCAATAcaggtatttttttcttttattttcctcagttttcttatactaaagttactgcttggttacaaaactttaaataatttaaCCTCTTTTTTTCAGTTGACTATTTCAATGCTTTTCTTTTGTTATGAActtggtcttttttctttttttttttttttttttttttagctttttacaACAGTAAAGCAGTATTTTATGATATACgtatcaatgtttttttaaatgattctTTTTAAGAAATAAGAAGCTACTACGTACTTAAgttgttcatttttctttttatctgatCTAAGCTATATAGTAATAATACTTTGAGCATTCAAATAATAGGTTTTCAATGTTTGCTTTCATAGCTTCTTTCGGCGATTTggtcatattttattgaaaaacatgttaaatgtaaGGCATTCAATTTCATTTTACAACATATTCGTGAAAAAGAAATCAATGAGATATGGTGTGATTGCAAGTGGAGCAAAGTTCAAAAGAAGTTAATGTAGAAAGTCTAATCACAAAAGTACcgaactgcgaggaaaattcaaatcggaaagtcctttatcaaatggaaaaatcaaaagcgcaaacacatcaaacgaatggattacaccTGCCAAATAGTTCACtgtaaaataagttttaattgatttaattaCTAGTAGTGAGACAATTTGTTACATTAATCTATATGCACCAAGTCATATATATTTCTATCAACCCCTAAATTCCAAAACcaagtcataaaaaaaaaaaatcattctttccTAAAGAAGTCCATCTCAGACAAACTGGTTTCATttctataaaattacaaatactcATAACTTAATACTCTGCAACTGTAACGAATTTCCTATTACAAAACGATCAAGTGTGGTAACATCTAGATTTATTTCAAGCTTAGCGTCATGTctgtatttttaaagtttgatattAAATTGACAATTCttctatttttttgtatctattagtatatttatctaatttgtatattttacagAGGTTGTAATGCTGGCCAATATTGTATAACCAGGGCTATATCAGAATTATTTGCTGACTTCTGCTCTTCAAACACATTTGAACTATGCAAATGTTCACCAGGCAAGTTAAATGTATTCCGATAAATATTTTGCCCTTTCATACTATACCACTGTTGATCTAATTTGTCCATAAGCACAAATCTTCATTTAAAAGGaacttttataaacaaaaaaatggacACTTGAAGACCGTTTACTGACCACGATATCTTTAGTACTTTATATCGTATAactaaatgataaaacacacaaaCAGACACTCATAAGAGGTCAAACTATGAATATCAAAATACAAGTGTCAAGTTCTAAATCGTAAATTGTaccaaaaatgtaaaataaataattatatgacaaaaatgtaattgaaaatatAAGATATGTCCTTTATACTATGTTCCTAATTGACAAACGCATTACTAGTATATGTAGtataaaacaaagacaaatgtTGACAATCTCTaacacggtgacctatagttgacttctacgtcatttggtttctggtggagagtttttacattggcaatcataccggaTCTTCTTATTATTTCATATGGCGATGTTATATCATCCTCTTTTGTAATCTTCATCCAAGAATGCTCAATTAAATTATTACAGGAAGATAATTTTACCCATTGCTACTGATACTAtggataacaaaaacaaacaagtactagcaaaaaaataatacattccATATCAGAGAATGCTTTGTGTTACTGAAAATAAACTCAGAGTAAATACCTGAAGATTTAAAACAATGACGCAATATAAACACTATCTTATATCGATGACGATACTTTGGAGAGGACCTTATACAGCAAGTCATAAACAATGTATCAAGATACAATACTTTGAAATGCCGAGGATACATTTTTCAAAATCTCAATTCTAAAATTAAGATACAAGCTTAAGAAATTAAGAACGTATgcaatttgtttttgtataattatatgagAGCCAACAACTATATTCTATTTCCATAATTTTTAATCATAATAAAACTTTACTCTATTaactatttatgatttttttaattgtatacagGTTGTAGTTTCCAAAACAGATTTCTTCCAGAAAATGCAGTAGAGGGTGTTGGTAGATGTCGTAAATGCTTTTGTGAGAATGGAGAGGTAATTGTTTGATAGAAATGACAAGCTTTAAAAAAACTCATTCAAAGATTTCTAGGTTCTGTTAAAGATATGACAATTGTATAATCATAACGTGAACCAAATTTCGGGTTGAAGTCTTACGTGATTAAggcatttatttttattcctttcgATT
This genomic window from Mytilus galloprovincialis chromosome 9, xbMytGall1.hap1.1, whole genome shotgun sequence contains:
- the LOC143046926 gene encoding uncharacterized protein LOC143046926 isoform X2 gives rise to the protein MNGLFPNAENSVVGNSPSFGINIKTELDRLGIRNTDLITNPSVSAATRGNLGNFGITDLFSRHSSQLKSSINNQNQQTGSDIQRGRKSLVQVNQQQDIPFFSTVINQPRRMNTTNDGPTQKNKPILAPTNNQPFGDLSALNVPSSNNNQDASTDNMLSEAALLQMGTDELAALGKHGISLNSIVDTNSDFFGKQSRPKSSTEEQLITALLDRLIELKDQRARRHQVNTMRQPSLDDSMLHRPEFHDNRGPQQQANTMRRPSLDNSMLHRPEFHDNRGAQQQANTIRQPSLDNSLLNRPELIDNFGRNQQATSMRQTNLDNSKVHRPASRFQDVISNQNTRNIGDTELARTFSNSQSTGNTWDQKSDANPGNTQVQNLPYLSCQYRGCNAGQYCITRAISELFADFCSSNTFELCKCSPGCSFQNRFLPENAVEGVGRCRKCFCENGEVYCRFTWRCRSLYKTVGQQRSLDGLSTPMI
- the LOC143046926 gene encoding uncharacterized protein LOC143046926 isoform X1, which codes for MDVRFILYLLYFVFYCDCQFPLNQGFTDQFGSDPRRLRVLTEATNQRILSQFQNQPNVPTLDSLMNGLFPNAENSVVGNSPSFGINIKTELDRLGIRNTDLITNPSVSAATRGNLGNFGITDLFSRHSSQLKSSINNQNQQTGSDIQRGRKSLVQVNQQQDIPFFSTVINQPRRMNTTNDGPTQKNKPILAPTNNQPFGDLSALNVPSSNNNQDASTDNMLSEAALLQMGTDELAALGKHGISLNSIVDTNSDFFGKQSRPKSSTEEQLITALLDRLIELKDQRARRHQVNTMRQPSLDDSMLHRPEFHDNRGPQQQANTMRRPSLDNSMLHRPEFHDNRGAQQQANTIRQPSLDNSLLNRPELIDNFGRNQQATSMRQTNLDNSKVHRPASRFQDVISNQNTRNIGDTELARTFSNSQSTGNTWDQKSDANPGNTQVQNLPYLSCQYRGCNAGQYCITRAISELFADFCSSNTFELCKCSPGCSFQNRFLPENAVEGVGRCRKCFCENGEVYCRFTWRCRSLYKTVGQQRSLDGLSTPMI